A region of the Pantoea alfalfae genome:
CAAGGACGTTGGCGCGTTCGAGTTCGATAAAGGGAAAGTCTTAATCCCGCGCGTTAAAGACAAACAGCATCTGAGCGTGATGTCAGAAATTAACCGCCAGGTCGTTCGTCTCAAGCTTGAGTTCAACTAATATCAAGGGCGCCGATGGCGCCCTTAGTGTCTGGCCCGTCAGACTATTTTATTTGACAGTCTGAACCTGGCCCTGAGTCATTCTACTCTTCTTCGCTTTTCGTCATGCTCAGTACCGGCGGTCGTTCGTCGATGCGGGTCACCAGCAGCTGGTCGATGCGATAGCTATCAATATCCACCACCTCGAACTTGTAGCCAGCAAACTTCACAAAATCAGTACGCTTCGGAATCTTACGCAGCATATACATCATAAAGCCGCCGATGGTTTCGTAGTTGCCTGACTGCGGGAAATCATCAATGTCCAGCACGCGCATTACGTCATCAATGGGTGTGCCGCCCTCAACCAGCCATGAATTTTCATCGCGCGCCACAATCTGCTCTTCCATGCCCTGTCCCACCAGGTCACCCATCAGCGTGGTCATCACGTCATTCAGGGTAATGATGCCCACGACCAGCGCATACTCGTTCATGATCACCGCAAAATCTTCGCCAGCGGTTTTAAAACTTTCCAGCGCTTCGGAGAGGGTCAGCGTGTCCGGCACAATCAGCGCAGAGCGAATCTGCAGGCCGCTGTTCAGCGCCATACTCTGATTGCCCAGCACACGCAGCAGCAGCTCTTTAGAGTCGACATAACCGACGATATGATCGATATCACCGCTGCAGACCAGAAATTTAGAATGCGGATGCTCAGCGATTTTGGTCTTGAGGCTGGTTTCATCTTCATGCAGATCAAACCAGACGATATTCTCACGCGAGGTCATGGAAGAGGGAACGGTACGTGATTCCAGCTCAAACACGTTTTCAATCAGTTCATGCTCCTGCTTACGCAGCACGCCCGCCAGGGCACCCGCTTCAACGACGGCATAGATGTCGTCAGAGGTGATGTCATCTTTGCGCACCATCGGCAGTTTGAATATACGGAAGAAGACGTTGGCCAGGCCGTTAAACAGAAACACCAGCGGACGCATCACCAGCAGGCAGAAACGCATTGGGTTGATGATGCGCAGCGCGATGGTTTCCGGGGCGACCATGCCGACCCGTTTCGGCGTTAAGTCGGCGAACAGGATAAAGAGGCTGGTGACGATGGTGAAAGAGCAGATAAAGCTGAGCTGCTCTGCCAGTTCTGGCGAGACAAAGCGGTTAAACAGGCCGCTGAAAACCGGTGAAAAGGCGGCGTCGCCGACAATACCGCCCAGGATGGCGACGGCGTTAAGGCCAATCTGCACCACGGTGAAGAACATGCCCGGCGTTTCCTGCATTTTAAGCACACGCTGCGCATTAACATTGCCTTCATCGGCCAGCAGTTTGAGTTTGATCTTACGGGCGGCCGCCAGCGATATCTCTGACAGAGAAAAAAAGGCACTGATTACGATCAGCAACAGAATGACAAGTAAGCTATCTAACATATGAGATCCAAAGGGTTATCCACTTGTCATTTTTGGCCTGGGCAGCGTGGGTAAGCGCAAACAGAGTTGGTTTATCCGTGAAACACAGCTATCCGTGCCAAAAATGTCTGCGCCTGTTCGACAGGAAAAAAGATGTCGGGGCAGAAATGAAAACAGGCGGAATGCCTGTGGTGGCAGATTATAGCAGGAGCGCTCATTGTGCCGCCAGAGGGCAAACCGCCGCATCGGACAGCATTAGCGTCCAGAGCAGCCGGTTATCGGCTCGGATTTATCTGGCTGAGTCATCTGAAATTGATCATTCCACTCCTCAGGAGTTGTATCGCGATCCTCATTTACCGACAATACCCTGTTATTTGACTTAGATGTCAGCGTTGCGCCGCCGTTTACCATAAAGTGCGGCTATGATGAGGGTGTTGCCGTTGCGGTAGTGCGGGCAAAGATGATTAATAAGTGCCCCGCGGAAAAGGGGCCGGCATGATTAACAGGAGTACAGGTGCCACGATTTTATGTTTATTGCATGGCTGGCCTGCTGCTTGCCGCGCCCGCCCTTGAGGCGGCGACAGTGCGATTACAGGTAGACGGCTTAACCGGGGATCTTCAGAGAAATGTCAGGGCGCGCCTGTCGACCATCGGCAGCGATGAGGTCTCTAACGATGGCCGTTTTCGCGCGCGTGTTTCTGTTGCGATAAAAGAGGGGCTACGTGCACTCGGTTATTATGAGCCCACCATCGATTTTGAATCCCGCCCCGCGCCTGCGCAGGGCGGACGCCCGGTATTAGTGGCCCATGTCACCCCTGGCGAGCCTGTCAAAATCGGCGGCAGCACCATCGTCGTTGAAGGCGATGCGCGCAATGATCCCGATTACAAAGCCTGGGTGAAGCAGGGACGGCCCAAAGTGGGCGCGCAGCTTAACCACGGGCAATATGACAAATTCAAAAGCGGTTTCTCAAATCTTGCGCTGCGTAACGGCTACTTCGACGGTACGTTTAAAAAAAGCCAGCTCGGCGTCTCGGTAGAGCGGCGTGAAGCCTTCTGGGATATTGATTACGACAGCGGCGAGCGCTATCGCTTTGGCGACGTCACGTTCCAGGGGGCGCAGATTCGCGAAGAGTACCTGCAGAATCTGGTGCCGTTCAAAGAGGGGGATTACTACAGTTCCCGCGATTTA
Encoded here:
- a CDS encoding hemolysin family protein gives rise to the protein MLDSLLVILLLIVISAFFSLSEISLAAARKIKLKLLADEGNVNAQRVLKMQETPGMFFTVVQIGLNAVAILGGIVGDAAFSPVFSGLFNRFVSPELAEQLSFICSFTIVTSLFILFADLTPKRVGMVAPETIALRIINPMRFCLLVMRPLVFLFNGLANVFFRIFKLPMVRKDDITSDDIYAVVEAGALAGVLRKQEHELIENVFELESRTVPSSMTSRENIVWFDLHEDETSLKTKIAEHPHSKFLVCSGDIDHIVGYVDSKELLLRVLGNQSMALNSGLQIRSALIVPDTLTLSEALESFKTAGEDFAVIMNEYALVVGIITLNDVMTTLMGDLVGQGMEEQIVARDENSWLVEGGTPIDDVMRVLDIDDFPQSGNYETIGGFMMYMLRKIPKRTDFVKFAGYKFEVVDIDSYRIDQLLVTRIDERPPVLSMTKSEEE
- a CDS encoding DUF1107 domain-containing protein yields the protein MKIFQRYNPLQIAKYVKTLFKGRLYIKDVGAFEFDKGKVLIPRVKDKQHLSVMSEINRQVVRLKLEFN